The region ACGGGACAACCAGGCTTATTGCCATGTACGCCTTACGGTATCATCAAAATGTTACAAGCATCAGGTGTTGAAATGGCGGGTAAACAGGCAGTGGTAGTCGGACGTAGTAATATTGTTGGCAAGCCAATGATGCATTTATTGTTACGAGAAGATGCAACAGTGACTGTTACTCACTCTAAAACGGTTAACTTGAAAGAAATAACTCGTCAAGCTGATATTTTAATCGTGGCAATTGGTCGAGGTCATTTTATAAAAGCCGATCACATTAAACCAGGAGCCGTGGTAGTTGATGTTGGGATGAATCACACCGCTGAAGGGAAATTAATTGGGGATGTTGAGTTTGAAACAGCTCAAGAAGTGGCTAGTTTAATCACGCCTGTTCCAGGTGGTGTGGGCCCGATGACTATCACAATGTTAATGGAACAAACCATTTCAAATGCCCGAAAAAAAGATAAGTGAGGTCAAATTGTGTCAAAAAATTACTTAACAATCACAGCTCTAACTAAATATTTAAAACGTAAATTTGAAGCGGATCCTCATTTAGACCGTGTTTATTTAACAGGCGAGATTTCTAATTTCAGACCACGGCCCAATGCCCATCAGTATTTTAGTTTAAAAGATGATCAAGCTAAAATTTCAGCGATTATGTTCAAAGGTGCTTTCCAAAAACTTAAGTTTCAACCTAAAGAAGGCATGAAAGTTTTGGTTGTAGGTCGTGTGTCTTTATATGAAGCAAGCGGTAATTATCAGATTTATATCGAGCATATGGAACCAGATGGCGTGGGTGCTTTGTATCAAGCTTTAGAGGAGTTAAAAGGCAAGTTATCTAAAGAAGGTTTATTTACAGCACCTAAAAAAGAACTAAGTCGCTATCCTCAAAGGATTGCAGTGGTGACTAGTCCAAGTGGAGCAGTTATTCGTGACATTATGACGACTCTTCAAAGGCGTTATCCGATTGCTGAGTTAGTGCTATTTCCAACCCTCGTGCAAGGGGATAAGGCAGCTGCTGATATTTGTCGCAACCTTACGCGAATCGAAGCATGTCAAAATTTTGATACAGTCATAGTCGCTCGGGGAGGTGGCTCAATTGAAGATTTGTGGCCGTTCAATGAAGAAATAGTTGCTAGAGCGATAGCGGGTTTGACTATTCCTGTTATTTCCTCAGTTGGACACGAGACCGATGTGACCATAGCTGATTTAGTAGCCGATGTCAGAGCTGCCACCCCTACAGCAGCAGCAGAGTTAGCAGTACCTGTGCTAAGTGACGAATTACTTAAGATTAAAGAGAAGGAAAATCGTTTAATTAAAAGTTATTCTTATTTATTAGAGCAACAACAAGCTCGTTTAAAACATACCATGTCTTCTTTTGTCTTTACTCAGCCCGAAAGATTATATGAGGGCTTTACGATAAAATTAGATTTATTGACAAGGCGTTTTCAACAAAGTAGCCACCAAGCTGTCTTGTTGAAGAAGGATGATTACATGCGTCTACTTGCTCAATTGAATCTGTCTCATCCAGGACACCGTTTAGCAGCTGAGCAACAGCGACTAAAGAATATCGAACAACAATTTAAACAAGTCAGTCAACAGTTACTTAAAAACAAGCAACAACATTTTGGACAGTTAGTTCAGTCTTTAGATATACTGAGCCCTCTAAAAACAATGGGACGCGGTTATACTTATGTCACGCAAGCAGAAACTCTAGTGGCAAAAGCTGAGGATTTAAAAAATAAAGATGAGATGACCATTCATTTTAACGATGGTCAGGTGGATGTAACAGTACAAGAAATCAGATTAAGTGAAGGTGAAAAATAAGATGGTAAAAAAAACAGAAATGACATTTGAAGAATCAATGTCAGCTTTAGA is a window of Vagococcus intermedius DNA encoding:
- the xseA gene encoding exodeoxyribonuclease VII large subunit yields the protein MSKNYLTITALTKYLKRKFEADPHLDRVYLTGEISNFRPRPNAHQYFSLKDDQAKISAIMFKGAFQKLKFQPKEGMKVLVVGRVSLYEASGNYQIYIEHMEPDGVGALYQALEELKGKLSKEGLFTAPKKELSRYPQRIAVVTSPSGAVIRDIMTTLQRRYPIAELVLFPTLVQGDKAAADICRNLTRIEACQNFDTVIVARGGGSIEDLWPFNEEIVARAIAGLTIPVISSVGHETDVTIADLVADVRAATPTAAAELAVPVLSDELLKIKEKENRLIKSYSYLLEQQQARLKHTMSSFVFTQPERLYEGFTIKLDLLTRRFQQSSHQAVLLKKDDYMRLLAQLNLSHPGHRLAAEQQRLKNIEQQFKQVSQQLLKNKQQHFGQLVQSLDILSPLKTMGRGYTYVTQAETLVAKAEDLKNKDEMTIHFNDGQVDVTVQEIRLSEGEK
- the folD gene encoding bifunctional methylenetetrahydrofolate dehydrogenase/methenyltetrahydrofolate cyclohydrolase FolD, which translates into the protein MGNKISGRKLADEMQLEMAAEVSAMTVKPGLVVIIVGENKASQTYVRNKERTAEKIGINSKIERLPETTTEEDLLSLIAQYNQDEQFHGILVQLPLPEHIDEQRVLLAIDPDKDVDGFHPLNVGKLLTGQPGLLPCTPYGIIKMLQASGVEMAGKQAVVVGRSNIVGKPMMHLLLREDATVTVTHSKTVNLKEITRQADILIVAIGRGHFIKADHIKPGAVVVDVGMNHTAEGKLIGDVEFETAQEVASLITPVPGGVGPMTITMLMEQTISNARKKDK